From one Brevinematia bacterium genomic stretch:
- the nth gene encoding endonuclease III translates to MRISKREVKTIISFLEEVWENEESLVKRYSSLKGKTPFQILVSTILSLRTKDEITYSVASELFKDLKEARDFVEISTKELERMIYPVGFYRNKAKAIKKIAKEILEKYGGNVPANIDDLLNLPGVGRKTANLVLSTAFGKNVICVDTHVHRISNRLGLVNTKTPEETEVELMKVLPKNYWKKINHLMVSFGQTICKPVKPRCDVCKLVDLCKYYQSLRR, encoded by the coding sequence GTGAGAATCAGTAAAAGAGAAGTAAAAACAATAATCTCTTTTCTAGAAGAAGTTTGGGAAAATGAGGAATCTCTTGTCAAAAGGTATAGCTCTCTAAAGGGTAAAACACCATTTCAGATTTTAGTCTCTACAATCCTAAGTCTTAGAACCAAGGATGAAATAACCTACTCTGTTGCTAGTGAACTCTTTAAGGATCTTAAAGAAGCCAGAGATTTTGTGGAGATATCTACCAAAGAGCTTGAGAGAATGATATATCCTGTTGGTTTTTACAGAAACAAAGCAAAGGCTATAAAAAAAATTGCAAAAGAGATTTTGGAAAAGTATGGAGGTAATGTTCCTGCGAATATTGACGATCTTCTGAATCTCCCAGGTGTTGGTAGAAAAACAGCAAATCTTGTTCTATCTACTGCATTTGGTAAAAATGTCATATGTGTAGATACCCATGTTCATAGAATTTCTAACAGACTTGGCCTTGTTAATACCAAAACTCCTGAGGAAACTGAAGTTGAGTTGATGAAAGTATTACCAAAAAACTACTGGAAGAAGATAAACCACCTTATGGTATCTTTTGGACAAACTATTTGTAAGCCCGTAAAGCCTCGGTGTGATGTGTGCAAGTTGGTAGATCTCTGCAAGTATTACCAATCTCTTCGTCGCTAA